From one Gossypium hirsutum isolate 1008001.06 chromosome D08, Gossypium_hirsutum_v2.1, whole genome shotgun sequence genomic stretch:
- the LOC107909406 gene encoding NDR1/HIN1-like protein 26 encodes MSQVFSKSPEHCAKQGGLTIDKSYKKLFFAFSSFFSIVLAFIFLIWLTLHPAKPQFSLREADIYQLSLSGTHLLNSSIQFTMLSRNPNKKVGIYYDELQAFAAYKGQQITFDSFLPPFYHGHEESNLLTTSLQGIGLPVALSFGYEVEHDQTAGRIVLNLKVNGKLRWKVGTWVSGQYRFNVNCVSVMSFGPNAPTAPLSSNQAAQCSTAV; translated from the coding sequence ATGTCTCAAGTCTTCTCAAAATCTCCAGAACATTGTGCCAAGCAAGGAGGACTAACCATTGACAAGTCCTATAAGAAATTATTCTTTGCCTTCTCTTCATTTTTTTCCATAGTTTTAGCCTTCATATTCCTCATCTGGCTTACCCTTCACCCAGCAAAGCCTCAGTTCTCCCTCAGGGAAGCTGATATATACCAACTCAGCCTCTCCGGCACTCACCTTCTCAACTCCTCTATCCAATTCACCATGCTCTCCAGAAATCCGAATAAAAAGGTTGGTATTTACTACGATGAGCTACAAGCATTCGCTGCATATAAAGGCCAACAAATTACTTTTGACAGCTTTCTTCCACCTTTCTACCATGGACATGAAGAAAGCAACCTGTTAACAACATCTTTACAAGGAATAGGGCTGCCTGTGGCTCTGTCGTTTGGTTACGAAGTCGAACATGACCAGACTGCCGGGAGAATAGTCCTGAACCTGAAGGTAAATGGGAAGCTCAGGTGGAAGGTTGGGACTTGGGTTTCCGGCCAATATCGCTTCAACGTTAACTGTGTTTCTGTTATGTCCTTTGGACCTAATGCCCCAACAGCTCCATTGAGTTCAAATCAAGCGGCTCAGTGTTCCACCGCTGTGTGA
- the LOC107909399 gene encoding protein TRANSPARENT TESTA GLABRA 1, translated as MENSTQESHLRSDNAVTYESPYPLYAMALSSTPAVTHLNHQRIALGSFIEDYANRVHIISFDPESLTLTTHPSLSFDHPYPPTKLMFQPHRKSPFSSSSDLLASSGDYLRLWEVGHSSIELISILDNSKTSEFSAPLTSFDWNDVEPNRIGTSSIDTTCTIWDIEKGVVETQLIAHDKEVYDIAWGEARVFGSVSADGSVRIFDLRDKEHSTIIYESPQPDTPLLRLAWNKQDLRYMATTLMDSNKVVILDIRSPTMPVAELDRHGASVNAIAWAPQSYKHICSAGDDTHALIWELPTVAGPNGIGPLSMYSASSEINQLQWSATQPDWIAIAFSNKMQLLKV; from the coding sequence ATGGAGAATTCAACTCAAGAATCCCACCTCCGATCCGACAACGCCGTAACCTACGAATCACCCTACCCACTCTACGCCATGGCCTTATCTTCCACGCCCGCCGTCACCCATCTCAACCACCAACGCATCGCTCTCGGCAGTTTCATCGAAGATTACGCTAACAGAGTCCACATAATCTCTTTCGACCCTGAATCACTTACCCTCACAACCCACCCATCTTTGTCGTTCGACCACCCTTACCCACCCACCAAACTTATGTTCCAACCCCACCGGAAATCCCCTTTCTCTTCCTCCTCCGACCTCCTCGCTTCATCCGGTGACTACCTCCGTCTCTGGGAAGTTGGGCACTCTTCTATCGAACTTATCTCCATTCTCGACAACAGCAAAACCAGCGAGTTTTCTGCTCCCTTAACTTCCTTCGATTGGAACGACGTTGAACCCAATAGAATCGGAACATCCAGCATCGACACCACCTGCACCATTTGGGACATCGAAAAAGGCGTTGTGGAAACCCAATTGATTGCTCACGACAAAGAGGTTTATGACATCGCTTGGGGTGAAGCTAGAGTTTTCGGTTCCGTTTCCGCTGATGGGTCCGTAAGGATTTTCGATTTAAGGGACAAAGAACACTCAACCATCATCTACGAAAGCCCTCAACCGGACACCCCTTTGTTAAGATTAGCTTGGAACAAACAAGATTTGAGGTATATGGCTACGACACTAATGGATAGcaataaagttgtgattttggaCATAAGGTCGCCTACTATGCCGGTGGCTGAGTTGGATAGACATGGAGCCAGTGTCAATGCGATTGCTTGGGCTCCCCAGAGCTATAAGCACATTTGCTCTGCAGGGGATGATACGCATGCCCTTATTTGGGAGTTGCCAACTGTAGCTGGGCCTAACGGAATCGGTCCTTTGTCTATGTACTCGGCTAGTTCCGAAATTAATCAGTTGCAGTGGTCTGCTACTCAGCCTGATTGGATTGCCATTGCCTTCTCCAACAAAATGCAGCTTCTCAAAGTTTGA